The nucleotide window CCGGCCAGGGCGTTCACTACGCGAAGGCCTGGGAGCCGCTCAAGGAGCTCGCGGAGACGCTCGAAGTCCCGGTTGCAACGAGCCTCAACGGCAAGAGCGCCTTCCCGGAGGACCACCCGCTCTCGATCGGTGCCGGCAGCAAGAGCGAGCCCGGTCAGCTCCACCACTTCCTGCAGGAGTGTGACGTCGTCTTCGGCGTCGGCTGTAGTTTCACCGACACCGCCTACGGCATCACCGTCCCCGACGACAAGACGGTCATCCACTCGACGCTCGACGCGGGCGACATCGATAAAGATGTGTCCTCGGAGTACTCGCTCGTCGGCGACGCGAAGCTGACGCTCGAAGCGCTCAACGACGTCGTCGAGGGTCGCGTCGACGGCTCGCGCGGTCGTCGCGACGACATCGTCCAGGAGATCGAATCGGTTCGTGAGGAGTGGCTCGAGGAGTGGCGGCCGAAACTCACCTCCGACGAGACGCCGATCAACCCCTACCGCGTCGTCCACGAGTTCGACAAGGCGCTCGACAAAGAGGAGTCGATCGTCACTCACGACGCCGGTAACGCACGCGACTTCATGGCCCCGTTCTTCGAGGTCACGGAGCCGCTCTCGTACGTCGGCTGGGGGAAGACGACCCAGCTCGGCTACGGGCTCGGCCTCATGATGGGCGCGAAGCTCATCCGTCCGGAGAAGACCTGTGTCCACATCATGGGCGACGGCGCGATCGGCATGACCGGCATGGACTTCGAGACCGCCGCCCGCGAGGAGATCCCGATCATCGAGGTCGTGCTCAACAACTTCGAGATGGCCTCCTACGACACCGAGTTCTCGGGTCACTACGCCGACTTCGCCGAGTCGCTCGGCGGCTACGGCGAGCGCATCGAGGACCCCGACGAGATCAGCGACGCGATCGAGCGCGGTGTCCAGAAGACCGAGGAAGGCACGCCCGTCCTCCTCGAGTTCCTCACCGCCAAAGAGACCGACAAGTCGATCTTCTGAGCGGGTCGAACAGCGATTCGAGCGGTTTTCGATTATTCACAGCGCTCACGATAAGGAGAGCGACACCCGCGATGGCTGTATCGCGTCGGCTACCGACGATTTTTATACACGGGGGCGAAACGCCATCGCATGGCAGTCAGTCGCCGAGACAGCACTCCGGGCGAGCAGGAGGGAGCATGGATCGCATAGGCCATTGGAACGGGGAGAAACACCGATGATACGAAACCGGGAGGAGCTCGCGGAAACGCCCGCCCACGAGACCGCCCTCGACTGCATCGCGGCGGGTATCGAGGCGACGCAGCCGACACGCGTGATGAGCGAGGCGCTCGACCGCGACGGATCGACACGGACGATCGGCGACGCGACCGTCGATCTCGACGACTATCGAGAGGTCGTGGTCGTCGGTGGCGGGAAGGCCGCCGCACAGATGGCGAACGTCATCGAAGACGTGCTCGGCGACCGGCTCACCGACGGCGTCGTCGTCACGAACGATCCCCAGGAGACCGATCGGATCGCGGTCGTCGAGGGGTCGCATCCGACGCCGAACGAGGCCGGCGAGGAGGGCGCACGGCGCGTGCTCTCGCTCGCCGACGACGCGACCGCTGAGACGCTCGTCCTCTGTCTGATCTCGGGAGGCGGCAGCGCGCTCCTGCCGGCACCCGTCGATGGCGTCTCGCTCGCCGAACTGCAGTCGCTGACCGACGACCTGCTGTCGAGCGGCGCGACGATCCACGAGATCAACGCCGTGCGGAAACACCTCTCGGCGATCAAGGGCGGACGGCTCGCCGCGGCGGC belongs to Halococcus qingdaonensis and includes:
- a CDS encoding thiamine pyrophosphate-requiring protein, giving the protein MNVNESIAEVLKAEGVEYLFGFPSNPLFDTGSAEDAGVRTIITRQERTALHMADGIGRVSSGDNIAAFACQHGPGTENSVGGVAQSYTESAPLVAIPAGYDLADTDVDPRFNSFLTYQPVSKTCEQLTDPDAVDDTMRRAFNAARNGRQRPSVVEVPKDVFGMDVEEFDYTPTSTDRSGPDPDGVEEVADVLLEAENPILYAGQGVHYAKAWEPLKELAETLEVPVATSLNGKSAFPEDHPLSIGAGSKSEPGQLHHFLQECDVVFGVGCSFTDTAYGITVPDDKTVIHSTLDAGDIDKDVSSEYSLVGDAKLTLEALNDVVEGRVDGSRGRRDDIVQEIESVREEWLEEWRPKLTSDETPINPYRVVHEFDKALDKEESIVTHDAGNARDFMAPFFEVTEPLSYVGWGKTTQLGYGLGLMMGAKLIRPEKTCVHIMGDGAIGMTGMDFETAAREEIPIIEVVLNNFEMASYDTEFSGHYADFAESLGGYGERIEDPDEISDAIERGVQKTEEGTPVLLEFLTAKETDKSIF